The sequence AATAATACTTTTATATTTTTTCTTATTGAAATCATCTCTGTAACCTAAATTATACTAAGTAACTAGTTATACATATTATCTTTATTTGAATAAGTTTTATAGGTCAATAAGCACCTAAGCATTTACGAATCTTAATGGATCAAAAACTTTATAACACTTTTTGTTTTCAACATTTAATACATAATCTGAAACCATCCTCCCAAAAGCAGGAGCATGCTTACATCCATGACCATTAAATCCAACTGCGACCCATATATTTTCATCAACCCTGCCAACTAAAGGCAAGCCATCTTTGGTTAATCCATATTCACACATTGATAATTCAGGATTAAAATCACTATTTAAATCTGGAAAATTCTTTTTAATCTTTTCAGTTAAAATTTTGCTAATTTTATCCGAAAACTCCTGATCTGTTAAGCAAACATCATCATATAAATGACAATTATGTAATCCTGCTTTGATATAGCATTTATTGCCAATACACTCTGGCATTGCATACATTTCAAAATGATTATTTAATGCTTCTATATATGTATTATTTAGATTTGAATTTTTCACCTCATAATAGAAAACTGGTATTCTCTGTCTAGATAGAGTTAAATTATATTGTTGTAAAATATCTGAATTAGCATTAGTCGCATAAACTAGTTTCTTTGTTCTAATAGTCTTTATTGCATCTCGGCTTTTTATTTCAATCTCTATAAATTCTTTATTCTTGATATGTTTTACAAATCTATGATTCCAAAAAAACTCTAAATCATTTTTAAGCAAAGTATAATAAGTTTTCACTATTTCACTAGGATTTAATACGCCTAACATATTTTGAGAATTATTTTTCTCAATAATAGCTTTTTCTAACGGCAGGAGCTGTCTAAAATATGTATCAATGATTTGTTGCTGTTTACCCTGAATAATATCAACCTCAACATTATTTTCTATAGAAGAAGATATAATCTCTCTTAATAATTGACTATCCTGACCAACAACAATGCAGTTATTCGGCTTATGAATCTTAGGGTTGTACTTAGCTAACTCTCTATACTCACTATTTGAAAACGGTAACATATTATAATACTCGCAACATTCAGATCCTATTGAGCGTCCACCTATTCTTGATCCTCCAATACTTGACTTAGTTGGAACATAATCTGATGCTTGCTCTATTACAGCTACCTTTTGTAAAGATGATTTATTTAGGTGATAAGCAATACTACTACCAATTAATCCAAACCCTATAATTACGACATCAAAATCCATAATAAATTCACCTAAAGCTTCTAAATTTAATAATAAAACATTCTAAATAACTTTAAAATTAGATAGCTTCAATATCAAATACCTACATACAATACTATCACTTACTTTTACTATGTATAATTAAATAATGATTAAAACTACTAATAATTTTTTATAAAACAAGATTATAATTCTTTAAAGATAGCGATTTGTAATTTAAATCACTATTCTATATAAAGTGGAGCTTATTATTTAACGAAGTATGGTTGGATGTTATGAACAATACTAAATCTCATTATTTTACTGCATGTGACGGTGCTAAGTTGCATTATTTACAAATTGGGCAAGGTGAGCCACTACTAATGATTCCAGGTGGAGGTTTTTCTTCTAAAGTATTTAAGTTTCAGATCGAGGAGTTTTGTAAATATTATCAAGTTATCATATTAGATAAGCGAGGTAGTGGAAAATCTAAAGAAGTTGACTATGGATATAGAGTTTCTAGGTTTGCTAAGGATATAGATGACTTATTAACTCACCTATCATTAGATAATGTTAATGTACTTGGACATTCACAAGGAGCTGCTGTCATGTATAACTATTTTGATCTATTTGGTAGCTCCCGTATTCGTAAACTTATCACAGTAGATCAAGCACCAGCCTTATTAATTAATCCAAGATGGTCACAGCAACAACAATTAGAGTATGGTGCAATCTATCATGCAGGAGACTTATACCAACAATTAAATGCTTTTTTAGCAGATGATATCGATGAGCTAAAATATACTATTATTAATAGTATGACGACAACTACTGCAACTGACTCTCAAAAATCTTTTTTAGTAGAATGTTTTGACACTCCTGGTTTTGCACTTAATCTCTCCTATTTTAATACAATCTGTGAAGACTTCCGCGATGTTATAGCTAGAATAAATATACCAACACTCTTTATTGGTGGTAAAGCTAGCTCACTACCTTGGCAGTCACAACAATGGATGCATCAACAAGTTCCAGGATCACAAGTTAAAATATTTGAAATCGATGAGGGAGGTAGTCACTTCCTATTTGTTGAAAATCCAAAAAAATTTAATAAAACTGTGCTTGATTTTTTGAACCAAACTAAATAGCCCCAGCTAAATCATATGTTTACTCAATAACTAGTTTTAAAAAAGCCTTATTAGGCAACCTCAATATACACGCACCCTACTATTTTGAATTTTTATTCAACTCTCAAAAAAACTCCAAATCATAATAAATCGATTCAAAATTATATTTAACATTAAAATTTAACCATAAAAATATTTTAAATTTATGATTTTTAAATTACCATAATAGAATAATTATTCAAAATAATGAAATATGAAACAGTTTATAGGTATCTTTTTAATTATTGGTTCAACTATAGGTGGTGGTATTATTGGATTACCTATAACTGCTGTTAACTTAGGATTTGTAGGAAGCTTATTAGCAATATGTTTAGTATGGTTAATAATGACATTTACAGGATTATGTATATTAAAAATCTCATATAATATGACTGTTAAACATAACACTTACTATTCTTTATCTACAAAGTTCTTAAATTTCAAAGGCGCTAAGGTTAGCGTTTTTGGTAGCTATTTATTAATCTTATATTTAACACTAACTACTTACATATCCGGTATTAGTTCATCTATAAGTTTATACTTCTCTCAAAATAGCAATTTAAGTTATTTACTATCTGGAGTGATTCTAATATTTATATTAGGAGGGATTACAACATATAACTCTAGAATTGTAATTAAAAGCAATGTCATATTTGTAATAACCAAATTATCTCTTATTATAATTGCTATATTTTTGATCTTCTATACGACACAGAAAGTCTCTATAAACGTTGATAGTTACCCTATTGAATCTATAGGAGCATTTTCATTTTTATTTGTATTATTTAATGCCTTTGGTTATCACTTTATTATTCCAAGCTTAGTAAAATTTTATAATCAGTGTATTTCATTTAAATCATTTGTATTTTTACTTATTTTTAGTACAACATTAATAGCTTTTATTTATCTAGCATGGATCTTAGCAATATTCTTTACAATACCTACAGAAGGTAATCATGGAATGTTAAGTATTTATAACAGTAAAAATCAACTTATAGCTTTTAATAATAGCATCAGCTTTTTCACTCAATCATATACTATTAGTAATATGTTAAGTGCTTTTCAATTAATATCTATGATAGGCTCTTTTTGCTGTATCTCATTAGGTGTAATTGATGCGCTAAAAGATGCTTTAGGGCAAAATGCTTATCTTAAAGTTCTAATTTGTACTTATTTACCGCCACTTGTTTTAATGTGTCTATCACAAAACATGTTTCTAATTGCAATGTCATTGGCTGGAATATTAACATTCTATGTTGAGGTATTTGTACCGATTTTAGGAGTTAGGAATTATTATAAAGTCTCTAAAGAGAAAGAGCTGAAAACTAAAGGTTATAAGTTTAGATTTTTTTAAAAAAATACTCCTAATATCTAAAAATTCACATCTAACTTCTTGAGTTATAATCAACTTCTAATATTTTGATATTATAGAATCAATTAAGCAAGTGGCTGAATCTATCACTATCATACCATTTCTACTAGAAATACTATTAACTATCGTAGTTATATCTGTACAACCTATAATTATAGATTTAACACCCTTTTCTTTAACTTTCTTGATAAGGTCGTTTGCTTTAACATTAACTAAACGATCATCTCCCACTTTCACCGCAGAGATTAACTTATTCACATCATCTTGCCAAGCAGTTTCAAAAATAAAAGGAACTCCAACTTTTTCAAATCCATTTTGATAAACATTTGATTCGAAAGTACTTTGAGTTGCAAATAAAGTTACATTTCCTAGGTTATCAGATAGTTTAGCTAAGGTTGCATCTATCATATTTAGCAATGGTACATCAATTGCTGCTTGAAGTTGCTCGAAATACCTATGAGCAGTATTACATGGCATTGCAATTAGTTTAGCTCCCCAGCTTTCTAACTTGACTAAACCTTGTGTTATTGAACTTTCTAATTCTTTATGGTCTATTTCACGATCTAAGTAAAAAGGGGTTGGTAATGAATATATAACAACATGGAGATAATCTATATCGTGAATTGCATTAAACCTTTTCCGCCATGCAACCATTAGAGCATCTATAAATGGTGCTGTTGACATTGGTCCCATACCTGCAAGTATACCAATCATAGACTTTTCACCTTTTTGTTTTATATGTATCAAACCCCACTCAAACTAACCGTACTTCCCTCAGCTATTAATCTACTAATATCATTAACAAACTTATAAATAGAAAAAGGCTTTTGTAAATAATCAAACTTTCCATCCACATCATCTAGAGAAACAGTTATTTCTAGAATATTCTCTTTATGGCTATCTGAAGATGCTATATTTGTTTTTAGATTATCTAAAACCTTTTTAAGATTTGTAGGATTTACATTTTTACTTCTAAGATTTAGCTCAACTTTACTAAAGTTCTCATCAATATATTGTGATATCGGTTGAACCTTATCAACACTTAATTTATTACACTCTCGTTGAACATCACGACTAACTTTACCCTCAACCACAACAATATCATCAACTTTAATATTATCTTTTACTAGAGCAAATACATCTTCACCAACTAAGCAATCTGCTCTATCAAACTCATCATCAATATTAATAATATAAAGAATTCTACCAGTCTTGGTTTTTCTGCGGATAGCTGGAGTTATCATACTAGCAATAATTCTCACAGAATTACCATCCATATTTGGCTGCTGGATCTTTTGCAGATCACTAAAGCTAACATGATTACGCCAATGACTTTCTTCATCAATAATATGCCCAGAGAAATACATTCCTAAGGCTTTCTTCTCATTGATTAATAACTCTTTAAGGCTCCATTCTTCTGAAATACATTCTCTTTCTAACTCAGCATCAGTATCGCTCTCTTGCTCTGTAAAACCAAATAGATCATTTTGCCCAGCTGCTGCCATTTCATTTACATAGCCAGCATTTTTAATAGCTTTTTCTATAGAGTTAAATGCTGTAGCTCTATTTCTAGATATATCCTTAATAGCTCCTGCAAAGCAAAGTGCTTCAAGAGCTTTTTTATTAACCTTCCGTAAATCTACTCTACGCGTCAGATCAAATATAGAACTAAACTCTCCTTCAGTATCTCGCTCTGTAAGGATACTTTTAATAGCCTCGCCACCAAGTCCTTTAATAGCTCCCAAACCAAGTAAAATTGTACCTTTTGAAACAGCTATACAGTCATAAACACTCTTATTCACATTTGGTGATAAAACTATGATACCCATATTTTTACAATCTAGGATAAACTTAACTAACTGATCAGTGTTACCCATATCCCCTGACATTAGAGCAGCCATATACTCATCAGGGTAATGTGCCTTTAACCAAGCAGTTTGATAAGCAATTAAAGCATATGCCGCAGCATGGGATTTGTTAAATCCATAACCTGCAAAGGCTTCCATTTGGTCAAATATCTCATCAGCAAGTCCAGCCTCTATATTATGATATTTTGCAGCTCCCTCTTTAAAGATTTTACGCTGTTGCTCCATTTCTTCTGGCTTTTTCTTACCCATTGCTCGACGTAATAAATCTGCTGCCCCAAGAGTATAGCCAGCAAGCTTTTGCGCCATCTGCATTACCTGCTCTTGGTAAACTGGAATACCATAAGTCTCTCTTAAGACTTCTTCTAATAATGGGTGTAAATATGTAGTTCTTTTGCGACCGTGCTTACGATCAATAAATGTTGGTATATTCTCCATAGGACCAGGACGATATAGTGCTACTAGGGCAATAATCTCCTCAAAGTTAGAGGTACCAAGATCCTTGACAATCTGACGCATCCCTTGTGATTCTAATTGGAATATACCTGTAGTATTACCAGCTTGTAAGAGCTTAAACGTCTTTTCATCATCTAAAGGAATATCTGAAATATTTAAAAGAGCTTGATCATTAGGTCGCTTAGCGTTAATACTTGTAATAGCATTTTTGATAATCGTTAAGTTTTTTAGTCCCAAGAAGTCAAACTTAACAAGACCAACATCTTCAACATCACCTTTATCAAACTGAGTTACAATGTCACCGCCCTTATCCTCACAATATATCGGAGCAAAATCCGATATTACAGTTGGTGATATCACGATACCGGCAGCATGCTTACCTAAACTTCGTGGTAGACCTTCTAGTTTTTGAGCCTTCTCAACAATTTCAGCGACATCTTCATCAGCTTGCATCTCATCATATAGAGGTTCGCCTTCATGGAGAATTTTTTTAAATGTAGTTCCAGGAGTTTCAGGGATAAGCTTGGCAATCCTATCACCGAAACCGAAACTTTGACCCATTACACGCACTACATCTCGCACTACACCTTTAGCTGCCATAGTACCGTAAGTTATAATCTGACCAACACTTTGTTTACCATATTTCTGCTCTACATACTTGATAACCCTGTCTCGACCCTGGATACAAAAATCAATATCAAAATCTGGCATTGATACCCTTTCTGGATTAAGGAATCTCTCAAAAAGTAGGCCATACGGTAAAGGATCAATATCTGTAATAAGTAATGAATATGCCACTAATGAACCAGCACCAGATCCACGCCCTGGACCTACTGGGATATCATTTTCTTTTGACCATCTGATGAAATCCTCTACTATCAAGAAGTAGCCTGGGAATCCCATATCACAGATAATATCAATCTCTCTTTGTAATCTATCTTTATAAACTTTTGTAATATGATCATGCTTATCTTGCGGCTTATTTGCTAACACTTTTTCTAAACGATTTTCTAAGCCTTGATAGCATAGCTTTGAGAAATATTCTTTCTCAGTTAAACCATCTGGAATATCTACAGTTGGTAGACAAGGCTTACCTAGTTCAAATGTCACATTACAACGTTTTGCAATCGCTAATGTATTATCAACTAAAACTGATAAAGAGCTAAACGTATCATACATCTCATCAGCTGATTTTAGATACTGTTGTCGCGTGAATCTTGATTTACGTGACTCATCAAGAATTGTAGTTTTCTCATTGATACAAGCTCTAATCTCATGAATATCATAATCATCTGACTCCATAAATACTGTAAGGTTTGTCGCAACTGCAATTAGATTATGCTTAGTTGCTAACTCAAGAGCTTTTTCATTATACAAACCTTCGTTTTCATACTCTATCTTATGAATTTCAATAATATAATTATCTTGACCAAATATGGCTATATTTTCAGCAATAATCTCTTCAGCTTTAACATTATTTTTTGCTAAGATTGCCTTGCCAAGCTCACCATGTTGACCACCATTTAGACATATTACATTCTCTAAGTTAGACTCTTTAAGCCAATTTTTTGGTATAAGTGGTATTGAGCCTACTCTATCTGCTTCTTGGTAAGCTTTTGATACTAAATCAACTATATTTTGATAGCCTTGATTATTTTCAGCTAAAAGGATGAGATCAGAAATACCTAGTTCAGTATCAATTTTTAGCTCAACACCAAATATAGGTTTAACACCACTTCCTAAAGCTTGTTTATAAAACTTCACTGCAGCAAATAAATTACAAACATCTGTAAGCGCTATTGCAGCAATATTTTTATCTTTTGCACGAGAGAAAAGATCTCCTAAACGTACTGTACTATCAACAACAGAAAATCCCGTATGGACTCTAAGATGAGAAATCATTATTGATTCTATTTTATTTTATGAACTTAGCTACAAATATTACTATAAATAACTTAGAAAATCATATCACTTTACAATATTGATTATTTTATGATTGTAAATATTTTAAAGAACTACTATCTTTTTCTATCAACAATAAACACTACAATAACCTTTAATAAAAGAGCCAAACTGAAACACACCCATAATGCTAAAAGAATTAGATGATAATTTGACATATTCACATGAGCTTTTACAAATCCCCATATAAACATACAAAACCCGACAGAGAATGTTACCATAGCTGCTGCTGTACCATGATTTTTGGTAATATCACTCATCGCTGCACCTGTTGCCAAAGGTACAAAGAAACCTAAAAAGTAACATATCAACTGTAGTGATATTACAGTACTATATAATGATACTTTTAAAAAGCTATATAAAATAATGAAAACAAATGCAAACGCTAAAACCCCAAGTCTATAGCGCTTCTTATGTGCAGAGCTAGCTTTCATCCGGAAACTAATTATCCCTAAAATATAGAAAACAGACGCTAATAAAAATATGACTGTGAAAACATTAATAGATACACTTAACTCATCTACTAACAACCCTCTATAAGAGCTCATCAAAACCCCAAGATAAAAAGAGAAAAGTATTGCAGCAATCATGACATTCAACAAATATCTAGGTTTTGATAAAGCATGAACAAAGCCTGATAGAATCTCTGATGCTGGAATTAAAACCTGATTTTGAGCATCTATTCTTAATATATTTATAGAGAAAATAAACAATGCTATTTCTATTATGGCCATAATGAAATAAGCAAGTCTCCATGAAACAGGTATCACACATAAAACCAAATAAGTACTCACAATTGGAGCAACTATTATCATTATAGATAATATAGCATAGGCCTTTTTCATCTGAGTAGCATCATCAGCATTACGCGATATTAATGCTCTAGCAATAGATGAATAACAACCTGTGCCAAGCCCCAAACAAATAAAACCTATGTATGTAACATCAATATTATTTGCTATACCTAAAATTACTAAACCAGATATCGATAAACTTTGTGATAAAAATAGTACTTTTTTAGCTGTAAATATATCTGAAAGAGTTGCAAATAATATTGCCGAAAGACTAAACATAAAAAATGATAGGCTCATCGCAAGTTGAGCTTCATCATCGGATATTTTTAAGCTAGCTGATAATGTCGATATTAATGGCATTGATATAGTCAACGTCATATAACCAACGTACGTCAGAAAATATGCTAGTAAATTTTCTCTTTTAGTATTTCTAAACATATTTCTATTTTCTTATTTAAAAAGAACACATATAAACCACTATTTTAATATTAAGTTTGCAGAACTTATAAATGATTATCGTTAGGAATAATCTAACTACAAATTTTACTATAAAATAGTCCAAGAAGTTACATAACTTTATAGTAATAATATTTATTACAACAGAGCTAAACCTTTTTATATTTAATTTCCATATTCAATTTTGATAATTTAAAAAGAATTGAATAGCTCAATTAATTATTTTAAACTCACTAAACATAACAGTTAAGATATAAACCATGTCGACAAACAAAAGATATACTCTTAGTTTAAGAGTATCGAGGATAATATTTTTAGTCCTTTTCATAATATGTTTATTTGCTTACATTAAACCTTTTACAACAGCCAACTATTTATCTAGTAAGCAGTTTAAAACTTTTGAATATCAATCATTAGGATTCCTAAATAAAAATCAAGTTTCAGGGTTTCATAATAAGACTCCTAGAGACTTATTTGCTAACTTCTACTATAAATCTTTGAGCTTATGGATGGGATCTCATAAATACTACTATGATGTAATCAACTGTATTTCACCTCAAACCGTAAAAATAAATGATTACACAATTAGTGAACAAGATATCAATATTGATAAAATGCTAGTAGCTCTACTTAAAACTGACTTTAGGCTTAAAGATGTTCCAAATAATACAAACGCAAATAAGTTAAGCCTAACTCTTGGAAAAGGTAGCGATAAGCAAACTTTTTACTTAGCAAAAAAAGTCAATGGCGACTGGTACTTCACTCAAGAAAACTTCACAAACCCTGAAACTCTTAAGAAATTTGTTGTTTACAAAAAAGAGAAAAACTCTACAGAAGATAACATAAGAAATATCTCTATGCCTATACTATCATATATGAGGTTTGTTTTTGGGGTCAATCAAACATATAAATTCGACACCCAAGATGCTCTTGATATTATGAACCTTGAATGGATTCCTCAAAATATACGCAAGAATTATGCATCCTTTATCGCTTTTAGTATGGATAAGGTGTTTGAAAGCGCAAAGGTTACAATTAGAAATATACCTGGTGAAGTCTTACCTGGTAGCAACCTAGTAATGATATACACCTCTCCATTATCTGGAAAAAGTATATATTTAGAAAATATACAAAATACTAAGAAAAATAAGGTTTTTGATAATTGGGTCTTTACAAAAGACTCTCAAATTAATGGTGTTGAAATTTTCTTAAA is a genomic window of Francisella sp. LA112445 containing:
- a CDS encoding FAD-dependent oxidoreductase, whose amino-acid sequence is MDFDVVIIGFGLIGSSIAYHLNKSSLQKVAVIEQASDYVPTKSSIGGSRIGGRSIGSECCEYYNMLPFSNSEYRELAKYNPKIHKPNNCIVVGQDSQLLREIISSSIENNVEVDIIQGKQQQIIDTYFRQLLPLEKAIIEKNNSQNMLGVLNPSEIVKTYYTLLKNDLEFFWNHRFVKHIKNKEFIEIEIKSRDAIKTIRTKKLVYATNANSDILQQYNLTLSRQRIPVFYYEVKNSNLNNTYIEALNNHFEMYAMPECIGNKCYIKAGLHNCHLYDDVCLTDQEFSDKISKILTEKIKKNFPDLNSDFNPELSMCEYGLTKDGLPLVGRVDENIWVAVGFNGHGCKHAPAFGRMVSDYVLNVENKKCYKVFDPLRFVNA
- a CDS encoding alpha/beta hydrolase, which translates into the protein MNNTKSHYFTACDGAKLHYLQIGQGEPLLMIPGGGFSSKVFKFQIEEFCKYYQVIILDKRGSGKSKEVDYGYRVSRFAKDIDDLLTHLSLDNVNVLGHSQGAAVMYNYFDLFGSSRIRKLITVDQAPALLINPRWSQQQQLEYGAIYHAGDLYQQLNAFLADDIDELKYTIINSMTTTTATDSQKSFLVECFDTPGFALNLSYFNTICEDFRDVIARINIPTLFIGGKASSLPWQSQQWMHQQVPGSQVKIFEIDEGGSHFLFVENPKKFNKTVLDFLNQTK
- a CDS encoding aromatic amino acid transport family protein, which encodes MKQFIGIFLIIGSTIGGGIIGLPITAVNLGFVGSLLAICLVWLIMTFTGLCILKISYNMTVKHNTYYSLSTKFLNFKGAKVSVFGSYLLILYLTLTTYISGISSSISLYFSQNSNLSYLLSGVILIFILGGITTYNSRIVIKSNVIFVITKLSLIIIAIFLIFYTTQKVSINVDSYPIESIGAFSFLFVLFNAFGYHFIIPSLVKFYNQCISFKSFVFLLIFSTTLIAFIYLAWILAIFFTIPTEGNHGMLSIYNSKNQLIAFNNSISFFTQSYTISNMLSAFQLISMIGSFCCISLGVIDALKDALGQNAYLKVLICTYLPPLVLMCLSQNMFLIAMSLAGILTFYVEVFVPILGVRNYYKVSKEKELKTKGYKFRFF
- a CDS encoding amino acid racemase gives rise to the protein MIGILAGMGPMSTAPFIDALMVAWRKRFNAIHDIDYLHVVIYSLPTPFYLDREIDHKELESSITQGLVKLESWGAKLIAMPCNTAHRYFEQLQAAIDVPLLNMIDATLAKLSDNLGNVTLFATQSTFESNVYQNGFEKVGVPFIFETAWQDDVNKLISAVKVGDDRLVNVKANDLIKKVKEKGVKSIIIGCTDITTIVNSISSRNGMIVIDSATCLIDSIISKY
- the dnaE gene encoding DNA polymerase III subunit alpha, which translates into the protein MISHLRVHTGFSVVDSTVRLGDLFSRAKDKNIAAIALTDVCNLFAAVKFYKQALGSGVKPIFGVELKIDTELGISDLILLAENNQGYQNIVDLVSKAYQEADRVGSIPLIPKNWLKESNLENVICLNGGQHGELGKAILAKNNVKAEEIIAENIAIFGQDNYIIEIHKIEYENEGLYNEKALELATKHNLIAVATNLTVFMESDDYDIHEIRACINEKTTILDESRKSRFTRQQYLKSADEMYDTFSSLSVLVDNTLAIAKRCNVTFELGKPCLPTVDIPDGLTEKEYFSKLCYQGLENRLEKVLANKPQDKHDHITKVYKDRLQREIDIICDMGFPGYFLIVEDFIRWSKENDIPVGPGRGSGAGSLVAYSLLITDIDPLPYGLLFERFLNPERVSMPDFDIDFCIQGRDRVIKYVEQKYGKQSVGQIITYGTMAAKGVVRDVVRVMGQSFGFGDRIAKLIPETPGTTFKKILHEGEPLYDEMQADEDVAEIVEKAQKLEGLPRSLGKHAAGIVISPTVISDFAPIYCEDKGGDIVTQFDKGDVEDVGLVKFDFLGLKNLTIIKNAITSINAKRPNDQALLNISDIPLDDEKTFKLLQAGNTTGIFQLESQGMRQIVKDLGTSNFEEIIALVALYRPGPMENIPTFIDRKHGRKRTTYLHPLLEEVLRETYGIPVYQEQVMQMAQKLAGYTLGAADLLRRAMGKKKPEEMEQQRKIFKEGAAKYHNIEAGLADEIFDQMEAFAGYGFNKSHAAAYALIAYQTAWLKAHYPDEYMAALMSGDMGNTDQLVKFILDCKNMGIIVLSPNVNKSVYDCIAVSKGTILLGLGAIKGLGGEAIKSILTERDTEGEFSSIFDLTRRVDLRKVNKKALEALCFAGAIKDISRNRATAFNSIEKAIKNAGYVNEMAAAGQNDLFGFTEQESDTDAELERECISEEWSLKELLINEKKALGMYFSGHIIDEESHWRNHVSFSDLQKIQQPNMDGNSVRIIASMITPAIRRKTKTGRILYIINIDDEFDRADCLVGEDVFALVKDNIKVDDIVVVEGKVSRDVQRECNKLSVDKVQPISQYIDENFSKVELNLRSKNVNPTNLKKVLDNLKTNIASSDSHKENILEITVSLDDVDGKFDYLQKPFSIYKFVNDISRLIAEGSTVSLSGV
- a CDS encoding MFS transporter, with product MFRNTKRENLLAYFLTYVGYMTLTISMPLISTLSASLKISDDEAQLAMSLSFFMFSLSAILFATLSDIFTAKKVLFLSQSLSISGLVILGIANNIDVTYIGFICLGLGTGCYSSIARALISRNADDATQMKKAYAILSIMIIVAPIVSTYLVLCVIPVSWRLAYFIMAIIEIALFIFSINILRIDAQNQVLIPASEILSGFVHALSKPRYLLNVMIAAILFSFYLGVLMSSYRGLLVDELSVSINVFTVIFLLASVFYILGIISFRMKASSAHKKRYRLGVLAFAFVFIILYSFLKVSLYSTVISLQLICYFLGFFVPLATGAAMSDITKNHGTAAAMVTFSVGFCMFIWGFVKAHVNMSNYHLILLALWVCFSLALLLKVIVVFIVDRKR